In the Natronobacterium texcoconense genome, one interval contains:
- a CDS encoding DUF6517 family protein, producing the protein MKISRRSLLAAGATGTVASTAGCLDFVLGDGPLEFTAARVAPTDAALEETGYEEDGVEEQSFEETVDVGVEREVEASLWASIYTKERELAGQSHEAGVFAAVSVPGMEVAGYSVNPLEEMSSNELLEEFLNEVEVGDREIGNLAYEESVDLSILGESREVEQFSGETEYAGQDVDVEIALTSFNHEGDLLVLLGSYPEEFSDEAENVEALLESVEHPV; encoded by the coding sequence ATGAAGATCTCTCGTCGATCGCTACTCGCTGCGGGGGCAACTGGAACCGTCGCGTCGACTGCAGGCTGTCTCGACTTCGTTCTCGGAGATGGACCTCTCGAGTTTACCGCCGCCCGCGTCGCGCCGACCGACGCGGCGCTCGAGGAAACCGGCTACGAGGAAGACGGCGTCGAGGAACAGTCGTTCGAGGAGACGGTCGACGTCGGCGTCGAGCGCGAGGTCGAGGCATCGCTGTGGGCGTCGATCTACACCAAAGAGCGGGAACTGGCCGGCCAATCCCACGAGGCGGGCGTCTTCGCCGCCGTCTCGGTTCCCGGAATGGAGGTCGCAGGGTACTCGGTCAACCCGCTCGAGGAGATGTCGAGCAACGAGTTACTCGAGGAGTTCCTGAACGAAGTTGAGGTCGGCGACAGGGAAATCGGGAACCTCGCGTACGAAGAGTCAGTCGATCTCTCGATCCTCGGCGAGAGTCGCGAGGTCGAGCAGTTCTCGGGGGAGACCGAGTACGCCGGACAGGACGTCGACGTCGAGATTGCACTCACGTCGTTCAATCACGAGGGGGACTTGCTCGTGTTGCTCGGTAGCTATCCGGAGGAGTTCTCCGACGAAGCGGAGAACGTCGAAGCACTGCTCGAGTCCGTCGAACATCCCGTCTGA